The following coding sequences lie in one Planctomycetota bacterium genomic window:
- a CDS encoding HEAT repeat domain-containing protein, with product MNKENKLYGLLGLWCFLCFTLMVIQVMAWCPAAEEETKKFFKNPPPPPKPGDQMKPNPAPEQKPEPPLPQAPEPTPPAIPAPPPQKVKPAPIPAPTVKPPPPPLRPPAGTGIEPLVFNPLSTVPMWENWWSRNRLYYLPFKNIIQWADDINPKKMDDGTLNVEANPISKQSLEFLIKCLKENENPIIRANAALALGKYKHRGAVPALKDALKNDANFDVKNVSALALGIMGEESAITDLKAILFNETDEKSQMISRAYAALALGYIKTEESINILKEALDPNKKLHKEIQCSSILSLGNIQNKSSVDFLGKILNDASYDEYVRSYAAVALGRLKDESALPYLIKSLQVKESTIRSSIALAMGLIKSPKAKDELINLISKDKSTETKAFAVISLAQLGDNKAFDTIHNLTKKPDFNIEGMAFLSLGLLGNKASIPELQKIVVKKTKPLSRGAAIIALGMMKDISSVNTLIEVVQKEINSDPVSWNYAVLALGMIGDQQAVPALEEAFKNAQQRVDMAKVGYNNLTISLAMLGKRNEVLEELYKRISDSKSLPQIKTRALHGIGYIGDKASIKQLMDFYVAEKNDDLRSYAILAMGFILDNERVNPLYKITADNNFVITMLILNHIFFSKPE from the coding sequence ATGAATAAAGAAAACAAATTATATGGGTTGTTAGGATTATGGTGTTTTTTATGTTTCACCTTAATGGTAATTCAAGTTATGGCATGGTGCCCGGCTGCAGAAGAGGAAACGAAGAAATTCTTTAAGAACCCACCGCCTCCTCCAAAACCAGGAGACCAAATGAAACCGAATCCTGCTCCTGAACAAAAGCCGGAACCTCCTCTTCCACAAGCTCCAGAACCAACTCCACCAGCAATCCCAGCTCCACCCCCCCAAAAAGTAAAACCCGCCCCAATTCCGGCGCCAACCGTAAAACCGCCCCCACCTCCACTGCGGCCTCCGGCCGGGACAGGTATCGAACCGTTAGTTTTTAACCCGTTGTCTACAGTTCCGATGTGGGAAAACTGGTGGTCAAGAAACCGCCTTTATTACCTGCCATTTAAAAATATAATCCAGTGGGCTGATGATATAAACCCTAAAAAAATGGATGACGGGACCCTTAACGTGGAAGCCAATCCAATCAGCAAGCAATCATTGGAGTTCCTTATAAAATGCCTGAAAGAAAATGAAAATCCTATTATCAGGGCAAATGCCGCACTAGCTCTAGGAAAATACAAACATAGAGGTGCTGTCCCGGCACTAAAAGACGCATTAAAGAATGATGCTAATTTTGATGTAAAGAATGTCTCGGCTTTAGCTTTGGGAATCATGGGAGAAGAATCTGCTATTACCGATTTAAAAGCAATCTTATTTAATGAAACGGATGAAAAATCCCAGATGATTAGCCGCGCGTACGCCGCACTGGCACTCGGTTATATAAAAACCGAAGAATCAATTAATATACTGAAAGAAGCACTTGACCCAAACAAAAAATTACATAAGGAAATTCAATGCTCATCTATTCTTTCCCTGGGCAATATTCAGAATAAATCATCAGTTGATTTCTTGGGCAAAATATTGAATGATGCTTCGTATGATGAATATGTCCGGTCATACGCAGCCGTTGCTCTTGGCCGGCTCAAAGATGAATCTGCGCTTCCTTACTTGATAAAATCGCTGCAGGTAAAGGAAAGCACTATCCGCTCAAGCATCGCACTGGCTATGGGATTGATTAAATCACCTAAGGCAAAAGATGAATTGATAAATCTTATCAGCAAGGATAAGTCAACCGAAACCAAAGCATTTGCCGTGATATCACTTGCTCAATTAGGCGATAATAAGGCTTTCGATACCATCCATAACCTTACTAAAAAACCTGATTTTAATATTGAAGGGATGGCTTTTTTATCGCTAGGTTTATTGGGTAATAAAGCATCCATTCCGGAACTCCAAAAAATAGTGGTGAAAAAGACAAAGCCTCTTTCGCGCGGCGCCGCTATTATTGCTCTTGGCATGATGAAAGATATCTCATCCGTCAATACTTTGATTGAGGTTGTTCAAAAAGAAATCAATTCCGATCCTGTAAGCTGGAATTATGCTGTCCTTGCCCTGGGAATGATTGGAGACCAACAAGCCGTCCCTGCCTTGGAAGAAGCTTTCAAAAACGCCCAGCAAAGGGTTGATATGGCAAAAGTCGGTTATAATAATCTTACCATATCACTTGCTATGCTCGGCAAACGAAATGAAGTATTAGAAGAATTATATAAAAGAATCAGTGACAGTAAAAGTCTTCCGCAAATAAAAACCAGGGCACTCCACGGCATAGGGTATATCGGCGATAAAGCTTCTATTAAACAATTGATGGACTTCTATGTCGCGGAAAAAAATGACGACCTGAGATCTTATGCCATATTAGCCATGGGTTTTATCCTGGATAACGAGCGGGTTAATCCTCTATATAAAATCACTGCTGACAATAATTTCGTGATTACCATGCTGATTTTGAACCATATATTCTTTAGTAAACCTGAATAA